Proteins encoded within one genomic window of Tabrizicola piscis:
- a CDS encoding DUF2383 domain-containing protein, with protein sequence MTTPFVAGMMLDETASEPSAGVPDAEAALATLHTRTVDALKGFVKMVENAEPEFRPVVQKFHDLHVRHAEEIGRLLMARGKTVDADGSFMGTINETVVGLRAFFDEIDEEVMSSVRSGEGHVLKAFDEVLKSPVEAHEHSDIATMRAELAQLLQETRHLD encoded by the coding sequence ATGACCACCCCCTTTGTAGCCGGCATGATGCTTGATGAAACTGCCAGCGAGCCTTCCGCTGGCGTGCCCGACGCTGAAGCCGCACTTGCCACGCTTCACACGCGCACGGTCGATGCGCTCAAAGGCTTCGTGAAGATGGTCGAGAACGCCGAGCCTGAGTTCCGGCCCGTTGTCCAGAAGTTCCACGATCTGCATGTCCGACATGCCGAAGAAATCGGTCGCCTTCTGATGGCCAGAGGCAAAACGGTAGACGCCGATGGGTCGTTCATGGGGACGATCAACGAGACCGTGGTCGGCCTGCGCGCCTTCTTCGACGAAATCGACGAAGAAGTCATGAGCAGTGTGCGCAGCGGCGAAGGCCATGTTCTCAAGGCCTTTGATGAGGTGCTCAAATCGCCCGTTGAAGCCCATGAACACTCGGACATCGCGACGATGCGGGCCGAGTTGGCTCAGTTGCTGCAGGAAACGCGGCACCTCGATTGA
- a CDS encoding PRC-barrel domain-containing protein — protein sequence MKNLMLGTAMALAFGTVASAQDLFRAEMDPVAIAASDFIGMRVYAAEAAVDAEEYAGVQDGWEDIGEINDVILTRDGAVDSVLVDIGGFLGMGERQVALGMESIRFVSDSATADAANDFFVVINADRSVLEGAPDYMRTGEMSADPAATEPATETAITDAATADDPATTPVTEDAAIDQGQVAATDGATDGAVVDGAAPMEGYASVDVAGITGDQLRGVRVYGPNEEDLGEISEVVLTEAGAPNQVIVDVGGFLGIGEKPVALDMTALQLVQSSDGGDLRAYVRMTQEELESLPKAEM from the coding sequence ATGAAAAATCTTATGCTTGGGACCGCAATGGCGTTGGCGTTCGGAACGGTAGCGTCGGCACAGGACCTGTTCCGTGCCGAAATGGATCCCGTTGCCATTGCTGCGTCCGATTTCATCGGCATGCGCGTCTACGCTGCCGAAGCCGCGGTTGACGCGGAAGAATACGCCGGCGTGCAAGACGGCTGGGAAGACATTGGCGAGATCAATGACGTGATCCTGACCCGCGATGGCGCCGTGGATTCCGTGCTGGTCGACATCGGCGGTTTCCTTGGCATGGGCGAGCGTCAGGTCGCACTTGGCATGGAAAGCATCCGCTTCGTCTCGGACAGCGCGACGGCGGATGCGGCGAACGACTTCTTCGTGGTGATCAATGCCGACCGTTCGGTTCTTGAAGGCGCGCCAGACTACATGCGCACCGGCGAAATGTCGGCTGATCCCGCCGCCACCGAGCCTGCCACGGAGACCGCCATTACCGATGCGGCAACCGCCGATGACCCGGCCACCACGCCGGTAACGGAAGATGCGGCGATCGATCAAGGCCAGGTCGCTGCCACTGATGGTGCCACCGACGGCGCTGTCGTCGACGGCGCGGCCCCGATGGAGGGTTATGCCTCGGTTGACGTGGCGGGCATCACCGGCGACCAACTGCGCGGCGTGCGCGTCTATGGTCCGAACGAAGAGGACCTTGGCGAAATTTCGGAGGTCGTTCTGACCGAAGCAGGTGCGCCCAACCAGGTCATCGTGGACGTCGGCGGGTTTCTTGGGATTGGCGAAAAGCCGGTTGCACTAGATATGACCGCACTGCAGCTGGTCCAGTCCTCAGACGGTGGTGACCTGCGCGCCTACGTGCGGATGACGCAGGAAGAGCTTGAGAGCCTGCCGAAAGCAGAAATGTAA
- a CDS encoding DUF378 domain-containing protein, whose protein sequence is MLIVGGLNWLAVGIAQIDVVAAVFGGQSALLARVVYVLVGLSAIVVAMTIPRLLGTAIFSDLPRRR, encoded by the coding sequence ATGCTGATCGTCGGCGGTCTGAACTGGCTTGCGGTCGGCATTGCGCAAATCGACGTGGTCGCCGCAGTCTTTGGCGGGCAATCGGCGCTGCTGGCGCGCGTTGTCTACGTGCTTGTCGGACTGTCGGCGATCGTGGTGGCCATGACGATACCGCGCCTCCTGGGAACCGCAATCTTCAGCGACCTGCCAAGACGCAGATAA
- a CDS encoding catalase, translating into MKINTQLQNGTDGGPAEVHQTVAAGADALTTSQGVKISDNQNSLKAGVQGPTLLEDFVLRDKIFHFDHERIPERVVHARGFGAHGTFECTRDLSQITRAAPFQKVGKLTETFVRFSTVAGSKGSMDLARDVRGFAVKFYTDEGNWDLVGNNIPVFFIQDAMKFPDLVHAVKPEPDRGFPQAQSAHDTFWDYISLTPESMHMVMWQMSDRTIPRSFRTMEGFGVHTFRLVNAAGESQFVKFHWKPRQGLQSVLWDEAVKINGADPDHHRRDLWEALTTGDHPQWDLCLQVFDQAFADSFDFDILDATKLIPEELIPAEPVGTLTLDRAVDNFFEFTEQVAFCTQNVIPGIDFSDDPLLQGRNFSYLDTQLKRLGSTNFTQLEVNRPRGCPMHNFQQDGHMRKGNRKGQVMYEPNGFEVGPREDPLQGYVSYAAPVEGAKVRIRAESFADHYSQARQFYLSQTPVEQTHLRDALVFELSKCEHTRIRAAMVGHLRNIDEDLASGVASGLGLPELPPPATAARPTRQDLVLSPALSILANGPTSFAGRVMGVMVSNGFDGTVLDSLTSAITDAGGKVKLIAPRVTGALDDRGDLHEAQFSIPGGPSVLFDAVAVILGADDEKTVAEMPQAQTFLRDAFAHGKFIGHASAQALFQSAGLDTKIDDGCFDLGLIDDGDTMARFISSCADLRYWARRGMV; encoded by the coding sequence ATGAAAATCAACACCCAACTGCAGAACGGAACGGACGGCGGACCAGCCGAAGTCCACCAGACCGTTGCCGCCGGGGCCGATGCGCTGACGACCTCGCAGGGGGTAAAGATTTCGGATAATCAGAACAGCCTCAAGGCAGGCGTGCAGGGGCCGACGCTGCTGGAAGACTTTGTCCTGCGCGACAAGATCTTTCATTTCGACCACGAACGTATTCCGGAACGCGTGGTCCACGCCCGCGGCTTTGGCGCACATGGCACGTTCGAATGCACGCGCGATCTGTCGCAGATCACCCGCGCCGCGCCGTTCCAGAAAGTCGGCAAACTGACCGAGACTTTCGTTCGGTTTTCCACCGTTGCCGGGTCCAAGGGGTCGATGGACCTCGCCCGCGACGTGCGGGGCTTTGCGGTGAAGTTCTACACGGATGAAGGCAACTGGGACCTCGTCGGCAATAACATCCCGGTCTTTTTCATTCAGGATGCGATGAAGTTTCCCGACCTTGTCCACGCGGTCAAACCGGAACCCGACCGGGGCTTCCCGCAGGCCCAATCGGCGCATGACACATTCTGGGATTACATCTCACTGACCCCTGAATCGATGCACATGGTCATGTGGCAGATGTCCGACCGCACGATCCCCCGTTCCTTCCGCACGATGGAGGGGTTCGGCGTCCACACCTTCCGCTTGGTCAATGCGGCGGGCGAGTCACAGTTCGTCAAGTTTCACTGGAAGCCACGGCAAGGGCTGCAGTCGGTGTTGTGGGATGAAGCGGTCAAGATCAACGGCGCCGATCCCGACCACCACCGCCGCGACCTGTGGGAGGCGCTGACCACCGGCGACCATCCCCAATGGGACCTTTGCCTGCAAGTCTTTGACCAGGCCTTCGCCGACAGCTTCGACTTCGACATTCTGGACGCGACCAAGCTCATCCCCGAGGAACTGATCCCGGCCGAACCGGTGGGCACCTTGACCCTTGACCGCGCCGTCGACAATTTCTTCGAATTTACCGAACAGGTTGCCTTCTGCACCCAGAACGTCATCCCCGGCATCGACTTTTCCGACGACCCGCTGTTGCAGGGGCGGAACTTTTCGTACCTCGACACCCAGTTGAAGCGGCTTGGCAGCACGAACTTCACCCAGTTGGAGGTCAACCGCCCACGGGGATGCCCGATGCACAACTTCCAACAGGACGGCCATATGCGGAAAGGCAACCGCAAGGGTCAGGTTATGTATGAGCCGAACGGCTTTGAAGTTGGCCCGCGCGAGGATCCGCTTCAGGGCTATGTCAGCTATGCCGCCCCGGTCGAGGGGGCAAAGGTCCGCATCCGGGCGGAAAGCTTTGCCGACCACTACAGTCAGGCCCGGCAGTTCTATCTTAGCCAAACCCCGGTCGAGCAGACTCACCTGCGCGATGCCCTGGTGTTCGAGCTGTCGAAATGCGAGCACACCCGCATCCGCGCGGCCATGGTCGGCCATCTTCGCAACATAGACGAAGACCTTGCCTCGGGCGTGGCAAGTGGCCTTGGGCTGCCCGAACTTCCGCCACCGGCAACGGCGGCGCGGCCAACCCGGCAAGACCTTGTGCTATCGCCCGCACTGAGCATTCTTGCCAACGGACCGACCAGCTTTGCTGGCCGCGTTATGGGCGTGATGGTCAGCAACGGCTTTGACGGAACGGTGCTGGATAGCCTGACGAGTGCCATCACCGACGCAGGGGGCAAGGTGAAACTCATCGCGCCCCGCGTCACGGGCGCGCTGGATGACCGGGGTGACCTGCACGAGGCGCAGTTCTCCATTCCCGGCGGCCCATCCGTTCTGTTCGACGCTGTGGCCGTGATCCTAGGTGCGGATGATGAAAAGACAGTCGCCGAAATGCCCCAGGCCCAGACTTTCCTGCGCGATGCCTTTGCGCACGGCAAGTTCATCGGTCACGCAAGTGCTCAGGCACTGTTCCAGAGTGCCGGCTTGGACACTAAGATTGACGACGGCTGCTTTGACCTTGGCCTGATCGACGACGGCGACACGATGGCAAGGTTCATCTCAAGCTGCGCGGATTTGCGCTACTGGGCGCGACGCGGAATGGTATGA
- a CDS encoding PRC-barrel domain-containing protein — MDHNTQSSSGSFDLNEADLIGTPIYDIDGEKVGSISHLHHAATSRQAVVDVGGFLGIGTRPVLVSLDDLTIQQDPDGNVYGVTSWTKDQITALPEHYD, encoded by the coding sequence ATGGACCACAATACGCAAAGCTCATCAGGCAGTTTTGACCTGAACGAGGCCGATCTGATCGGCACCCCGATCTACGACATCGACGGCGAGAAGGTCGGCAGCATTTCGCATCTCCACCATGCGGCGACCAGTCGTCAGGCGGTCGTGGATGTTGGCGGCTTTCTGGGCATCGGGACGAGACCGGTTCTGGTCAGTCTGGACGACCTGACCATCCAGCAGGACCCGGATGGGAATGTGTACGGCGTGACGTCATGGACCAAAGACCAGATTACCGCGTTGCCCGAACACTACGACTGA
- a CDS encoding DUF3008 family protein: MPAKSKAQQKAAGAALAAKRGEADRKSLVGASKEMASSMTESELEDLASTSRKGLPEKKK, from the coding sequence ATGCCAGCAAAATCCAAAGCTCAGCAAAAGGCGGCAGGCGCAGCCCTGGCCGCAAAGCGGGGCGAGGCGGACCGAAAGTCGCTTGTCGGCGCGTCCAAAGAAATGGCGAGCTCGATGACCGAAAGCGAGTTGGAAGACCTGGCCAGCACCTCGCGAAAGGGCCTGCCAGAGAAGAAGAAATAG
- a CDS encoding DNA-3-methyladenine glycosylase, with protein sequence MLIYDQDIPNLARALIGARLLVRGVGGTVIETEAYGRDDPASHSFAGKTARNAAMFGPPGSVYVYLSYGCHLCLNVVGRAGEAVLIRAIRPEIGVPLMQQRRGREDALATGPGRLGQALGIRLSDNGKPFGGKQFGDKKFGGDEFLLDPGEANAPLLVGPRIGITRAADRPWRFGLGGAGGFSRPFPVVPGP encoded by the coding sequence ATGCTGATCTACGATCAGGACATTCCCAACCTTGCCCGCGCCTTGATCGGGGCGCGGCTTTTGGTGCGCGGGGTCGGCGGCACCGTCATTGAGACCGAGGCATACGGACGCGATGATCCCGCATCGCACAGCTTTGCAGGCAAGACGGCGCGCAATGCGGCCATGTTCGGCCCTCCGGGCAGCGTCTATGTCTATCTGTCCTACGGTTGCCACCTTTGCCTGAACGTCGTCGGTCGTGCCGGTGAGGCGGTGCTGATCCGGGCGATCCGTCCCGAAATCGGGGTCCCGCTGATGCAACAGCGCCGAGGCCGGGAGGATGCACTTGCCACGGGCCCCGGTCGCTTGGGCCAGGCCTTGGGGATCCGTCTTTCCGACAATGGCAAGCCTTTTGGGGGCAAGCAGTTCGGGGATAAGAAGTTCGGAGGGGACGAGTTCCTGCTTGATCCGGGCGAAGCCAACGCGCCTTTGCTCGTCGGCCCCCGGATTGGCATCACCCGGGCCGCTGACAGGCCGTGGCGTTTCGGACTGGGCGGGGCAGGGGGGTTCAGTCGCCCGTTCCCGGTCGTGCCTGGCCCTTGA
- a CDS encoding SDR family oxidoreductase, whose translation MNDHPKPPFPKQTQSAPGTFASMQPRPDHGETTWVGAGRLQGRVALITGADSGIGRAVAIAYAREGADVAMCFLNECDDAADTARLIEDEGQSCMKIPADLSNPDECRSVVQQVVNTWGRIDILVNNAAHQTVCDRFEDLTPKEWDKTFAVNIDAVFHVAQAAVAHMGAGSSIINTASINSDKPNPSLLAYATTKGAIRNFTAGLAQLLADRGIRVNCVAPGPVWTPLIPASMPGEKVASFGQDSPMKRPAQPVELASAYVMLAEPMSSYVSGATIAVTGGAPML comes from the coding sequence ATGAACGACCATCCCAAGCCGCCCTTTCCGAAGCAGACGCAATCCGCCCCGGGCACCTTTGCTTCGATGCAGCCGCGCCCCGACCATGGCGAAACAACCTGGGTTGGGGCCGGTCGGCTGCAGGGTCGCGTTGCGCTGATCACCGGGGCAGACAGCGGCATCGGCCGCGCCGTAGCCATCGCCTATGCCCGCGAGGGCGCAGACGTTGCCATGTGTTTCCTGAACGAGTGTGACGACGCCGCCGATACGGCAAGACTCATCGAAGACGAGGGCCAGAGCTGCATGAAGATTCCGGCCGATCTTTCCAACCCTGACGAATGTCGCAGCGTAGTGCAGCAGGTGGTGAACACCTGGGGCCGGATCGACATCCTGGTCAACAACGCCGCCCACCAGACTGTCTGCGACCGGTTCGAGGACCTGACGCCCAAGGAATGGGACAAGACCTTTGCCGTCAACATCGACGCGGTCTTTCATGTGGCCCAGGCGGCGGTGGCCCACATGGGTGCGGGCAGTTCGATCATCAACACCGCCTCGATCAATTCCGACAAGCCGAATCCGTCCTTGCTGGCCTATGCCACCACCAAGGGCGCCATCCGGAACTTCACTGCGGGACTGGCCCAACTGCTGGCCGACCGGGGCATCCGCGTGAACTGCGTCGCCCCCGGCCCGGTGTGGACCCCGCTCATCCCGGCCAGCATGCCGGGTGAAAAAGTGGCCAGCTTCGGTCAGGACAGCCCGATGAAACGTCCGGCCCAACCGGTGGAGCTTGCCTCCGCCTACGTGATGCTGGCCGAGCCGATGTCGAGCTACGTCTCCGGCGCGACAATCGCGGTCACGGGCGGCGCGCCAATGTTGTAG
- a CDS encoding ferritin-like domain-containing protein: MKTKTLEDLFHETLKDIYYAERKILTALPKMARGAQSSELQAAFEKRAEETQMQVERLQQVFELIGKAARGKTCPAIDGILEEGEEALQAFANSPALDASLVAAAQAVEHYEIARYGTLLRWAQVMGLKDAAKLLEQTLQEESMTDEALTQIADGSVNQAALEAA; this comes from the coding sequence ATGAAAACGAAGACCCTTGAAGACCTGTTCCACGAGACGCTGAAGGACATCTACTACGCTGAACGCAAGATCCTTACGGCGCTGCCCAAGATGGCACGGGGGGCGCAATCCTCGGAATTGCAGGCGGCATTCGAAAAGCGCGCAGAAGAAACCCAGATGCAGGTGGAGCGTCTGCAGCAGGTATTTGAGCTGATCGGCAAGGCGGCGCGGGGCAAGACCTGCCCGGCAATCGATGGCATCCTGGAAGAGGGCGAAGAGGCCCTGCAGGCCTTTGCCAACAGCCCGGCGCTGGACGCAAGCCTCGTCGCAGCAGCGCAGGCGGTCGAGCATTATGAGATCGCGCGCTATGGAACCCTGCTGCGCTGGGCGCAGGTGATGGGGCTGAAGGATGCGGCCAAACTTCTGGAGCAAACCCTGCAGGAAGAAAGCATGACCGACGAAGCATTGACCCAGATTGCCGATGGGTCGGTCAATCAGGCGGCGCTTGAGGCCGCGTGA
- a CDS encoding sigma-70 family RNA polymerase sigma factor has translation MSDDVLRHIPALRLFARSLTGRYGDADDLVQDTLVRAISSAARYTPGTNMRAWLFTIMRNHFYNQRVKLVRERPGLEDCVSGQPTTPDQQYWHVRGREIEGALLALPRTYREAVMLVLVTGESYQSAADILEVDIGTIKSRINRGRRMLQDALGEEV, from the coding sequence ATGTCCGACGACGTGCTAAGGCATATCCCGGCCTTGCGCCTGTTCGCGCGGTCGTTGACCGGACGCTACGGAGATGCAGATGATCTGGTTCAGGATACGCTTGTAAGGGCGATTTCCAGTGCCGCCCGCTATACCCCGGGCACCAATATGCGCGCGTGGCTGTTCACCATCATGCGCAACCATTTCTACAACCAGCGGGTAAAACTGGTCCGGGAACGCCCCGGACTTGAAGATTGCGTGTCGGGGCAGCCGACCACGCCTGACCAGCAATATTGGCACGTTCGTGGCCGCGAAATCGAGGGCGCTCTCTTGGCACTGCCACGCACCTACCGCGAGGCGGTGATGCTGGTGCTGGTTACCGGCGAAAGCTACCAGTCGGCGGCGGATATTCTGGAAGTGGACATCGGCACGATCAAAAGCCGGATCAATCGCGGACGCCGGATGCTGCAAGATGCCTTGGGGGAAGAGGTCTAG
- a CDS encoding Ku protein: protein MAPRANWKGRIRLGEVGFGVALYTAAVTSDRIALHMINRATGNRLRAELVDAETGKPVDKEDEVMGYEVDTDDYLHLDPEEIAAAVPESDKTLAIEAFLPCKDIDTLYFDRPYYLAPAEAASVDAFSLLRDGMERQKVAGLARTVLFRRLRTLMIRPHGQGFIANTLNFDYQVRSPENAFTDIRDVKIDAEMMDLAKHIISTKLGDFDPSTFDDRYEAALADLVRAKLQGRPPPRRKAEPQAKVIDLMAALRDSVKATKAPRRKAG from the coding sequence ATGGCACCGCGCGCAAACTGGAAGGGCCGGATCAGGCTTGGTGAAGTGGGCTTCGGCGTTGCGCTTTACACTGCAGCTGTCACGTCAGACCGCATTGCCCTGCACATGATCAACCGCGCCACGGGCAACCGTCTGCGGGCGGAACTTGTCGATGCCGAAACGGGCAAACCTGTCGACAAGGAAGACGAGGTGATGGGGTACGAAGTCGACACCGACGACTACCTCCACCTTGACCCGGAGGAAATCGCCGCGGCTGTGCCCGAGTCGGACAAGACCCTGGCAATTGAGGCATTTCTGCCCTGCAAGGACATCGACACGCTGTACTTCGACCGACCCTACTACCTTGCCCCGGCTGAAGCCGCATCGGTCGATGCCTTTTCGCTGCTGCGTGATGGGATGGAACGGCAGAAGGTCGCCGGCCTGGCGCGGACCGTTCTATTCCGCCGCCTGCGGACCTTGATGATCCGGCCCCATGGTCAGGGGTTCATCGCCAACACCCTGAACTTCGACTATCAGGTTCGGTCACCGGAGAATGCCTTCACTGACATCCGCGATGTGAAGATTGATGCCGAGATGATGGACCTTGCCAAACACATCATCAGTACCAAGCTTGGCGATTTCGACCCCTCGACCTTCGATGACCGGTACGAAGCCGCCTTGGCCGATCTGGTCCGCGCGAAACTGCAAGGCCGTCCGCCACCGCGCCGGAAAGCGGAACCGCAGGCCAAGGTTATCGACCTGATGGCGGCGCTCAGGGACAGCGTCAAAGCGACAAAGGCCCCGCGGCGCAAAGCGGGGTGA
- the ligD gene encoding DNA ligase D: MRDFKATPEPKGRKHKSTGALVFVVQKHAARRLHYDLRLEMDCVLKSWAVTRGPSLVPGEKRLSVHVEDHPMDYGDFEGTIPEGQYGAGTVIVWDRGTWTPVIDPHKGYAKGHLEFELKGEKLTGRWHLIRMRGKPKDKRENWLLIKGEDASARDPSAPDILEQSPQSVTSGRTIEAVAGKPARKTPARKTRTRKTTEQGTDKPMPGFLPPMLASLVKATPGDDRWLHEIKFDGYRIQAHVEDGKARLFTRSGRDWTDRFGAALADALTALPVSQAVLDGEVVVETGGRSSNFSALQADLAEGRTDRMTFYAFDLLHLDGRDLTPLPLVERKRLLATILRSAKDPIRLSEHLSDQGAIVLRHACRMGLEGIISKLRDSPYRSGRSNAWVKSKCSARQEFVIGGFVPSTASPRAIGSLVMGVYDGDRLRSVGRVGTGFSVAVAEDLYTRLTALETPQSPFDPPLTGQAKRGVRHVRPDLVAEVDFRAWTDDGNLRHAAFRGLREDKDPQDVTGEGLSTPPSAPEDTTPPPALPVRRIKLTNPDRVYWPDAGITKADLADYYADVWTWIAPHVSGRPLALLRCPNGISGQKFFQKHDWKGMNAAILRVADPTDPKDAPSIAIADFDGLTALAQAASLEIHPWGSTLADWERPDRIVIDLDPGDGVGWDDLTFAAQEVRQRLKDAELAAFVKTSGGKGLHVVAPLVAKAEWPAVKSFCRQFARSMAGDDPARYVATITKSKRQGKILIDYLRNQRGATAVAAYSTRARPGGLVSAPVSWDELDSGLSPADFTIRTMPARLAALRRDPWSDFAASARPLPG, from the coding sequence ATGCGCGACTTCAAGGCAACCCCGGAACCCAAGGGGCGCAAGCACAAATCCACCGGAGCTTTGGTGTTTGTCGTCCAGAAACACGCCGCCCGCCGGCTGCATTACGATTTGCGGCTGGAAATGGATTGCGTTCTGAAAAGTTGGGCCGTCACCCGCGGCCCCAGCCTTGTTCCGGGTGAAAAGCGACTGTCCGTGCATGTCGAGGATCACCCGATGGACTACGGTGACTTCGAAGGCACGATCCCGGAAGGCCAGTACGGCGCAGGCACGGTGATTGTCTGGGACCGTGGCACCTGGACCCCGGTTATCGATCCGCACAAGGGCTATGCCAAGGGGCATCTGGAGTTCGAGCTCAAGGGCGAAAAGCTGACCGGTCGCTGGCATTTGATCCGCATGCGCGGCAAGCCCAAGGACAAGCGCGAAAACTGGCTGTTGATCAAGGGCGAGGATGCCAGCGCCCGCGACCCGTCCGCCCCGGATATTCTGGAACAAAGCCCGCAGTCGGTGACGTCTGGTCGCACGATCGAGGCCGTTGCCGGCAAACCCGCCCGCAAGACCCCGGCGCGAAAGACCCGCACCCGAAAGACCACGGAGCAAGGCACGGACAAACCGATGCCGGGCTTTCTGCCGCCAATGCTCGCCTCACTTGTCAAGGCCACGCCGGGCGACGACCGCTGGCTGCATGAGATCAAGTTCGACGGCTACCGGATTCAGGCCCATGTGGAGGACGGCAAGGCCCGTCTTTTCACCCGGTCGGGGCGGGACTGGACTGACCGCTTCGGTGCGGCCCTTGCCGATGCGCTGACTGCGCTGCCGGTCAGTCAGGCTGTACTGGACGGCGAAGTGGTGGTGGAAACAGGCGGTCGTTCGTCCAACTTTTCTGCGCTGCAGGCTGATCTGGCTGAAGGCCGCACCGACCGGATGACCTTTTATGCCTTCGATCTGCTCCACCTTGATGGGCGCGATCTGACGCCGCTGCCGCTGGTCGAACGCAAGCGCCTGCTGGCGACTATCCTGCGGTCCGCGAAGGATCCGATCCGGCTTAGCGAGCACCTGTCGGACCAGGGTGCCATCGTCCTCCGCCACGCCTGCCGCATGGGGCTTGAGGGGATCATTTCGAAACTGCGCGACAGTCCCTATCGGTCAGGGCGCAGCAATGCCTGGGTCAAGTCGAAATGCTCGGCCCGGCAAGAATTCGTGATCGGCGGCTTCGTGCCTTCCACCGCCTCGCCCCGTGCGATCGGGTCGCTGGTGATGGGTGTCTATGATGGCGACCGGTTGCGCAGCGTGGGGCGTGTCGGCACCGGCTTTTCCGTTGCCGTGGCCGAGGACCTTTACACCCGGCTGACCGCGCTGGAAACGCCGCAGTCGCCCTTTGATCCGCCGCTCACGGGTCAGGCAAAGCGCGGGGTGCGCCATGTCAGGCCCGATCTTGTCGCCGAAGTCGATTTCCGCGCCTGGACGGATGACGGCAACCTGCGCCACGCCGCCTTCCGCGGCCTGCGCGAGGATAAGGACCCGCAGGACGTCACGGGCGAGGGCCTCTCGACGCCCCCGTCTGCGCCAGAGGACACGACACCGCCCCCTGCCCTGCCAGTGCGGCGGATCAAGCTGACCAACCCCGACCGGGTCTATTGGCCAGACGCAGGCATCACCAAGGCCGACCTTGCCGACTACTATGCCGACGTCTGGACCTGGATCGCCCCGCATGTCAGTGGCCGGCCCTTGGCCCTTCTGCGTTGCCCGAACGGGATCAGCGGCCAGAAATTCTTTCAAAAACACGACTGGAAGGGCATGAATGCTGCCATCCTGCGCGTGGCGGACCCGACAGATCCGAAGGACGCGCCGTCAATTGCCATCGCCGACTTTGACGGCCTGACCGCCCTTGCCCAAGCGGCCAGTCTGGAGATTCACCCTTGGGGCAGCACCCTTGCGGATTGGGAACGGCCTGACCGCATTGTCATTGACCTTGATCCCGGTGACGGTGTCGGCTGGGATGACCTGACCTTTGCTGCGCAAGAGGTTCGGCAACGCCTTAAAGACGCGGAGCTTGCGGCCTTTGTCAAAACCTCGGGCGGCAAAGGGTTGCATGTCGTGGCCCCTTTGGTCGCAAAGGCCGAATGGCCTGCGGTCAAGTCCTTCTGCCGCCAGTTTGCACGCAGCATGGCAGGGGACGATCCCGCACGTTATGTGGCGACGATCACCAAATCCAAGCGGCAGGGAAAGATCCTGATCGACTATCTGCGCAACCAGCGCGGGGCGACTGCGGTGGCCGCCTACTCTACCCGCGCACGGCCGGGGGGTCTGGTGTCGGCCCCCGTCAGCTGGGACGAACTGGACAGCGGGCTGTCCCCCGCCGACTTCACCATCCGCACGATGCCCGCCCGACTGGCCGCCTTGCGCCGCGATCCGTGGAGCGACTTTGCCGCGTCTGCCCGACCACTGCCGGGTTAA
- a CDS encoding Ku protein has protein sequence MPRQSFWKGYLKLSLVTCQVAMQPAISDSARVKFHTINQKTGNRVQRRYVDAETGKPVKDEDQARGYPRGEDDHVVLEEEELDAVALDSTRTIDILEFVPSERIGWIWFDRPHFLLPDDGVAEEAFSVIREAMRSTGTVGIARLVLYRRERAVMLAPRGKGIILWTLRYGDEVRDAKTYFDGTGDEKPDARALKLVKQLIERRTAEWTPKMAEDPVQDRLLELIESKQSGRKRPRKVQAKEPQQSGKVISIIDALKRSIDAEKGTSRKR, from the coding sequence ATGCCAAGACAGAGTTTCTGGAAAGGCTATCTGAAGCTGTCGCTTGTGACCTGTCAGGTGGCGATGCAGCCCGCAATTTCGGACAGCGCGCGCGTCAAGTTTCACACGATCAACCAAAAGACCGGCAACCGCGTCCAGCGCAGGTATGTGGACGCGGAAACAGGCAAGCCCGTGAAAGACGAAGATCAGGCCCGCGGTTACCCGCGCGGCGAGGATGACCATGTCGTGCTGGAAGAGGAAGAGCTTGATGCCGTGGCACTGGACAGCACGCGCACGATCGACATTCTGGAATTTGTGCCGTCCGAACGGATCGGATGGATCTGGTTTGACCGTCCCCACTTCCTGTTGCCCGATGACGGCGTTGCGGAAGAAGCGTTTTCCGTCATCCGTGAGGCGATGCGGTCCACCGGAACCGTCGGCATTGCCCGGCTTGTCCTTTACCGACGCGAACGCGCGGTGATGCTTGCCCCGCGGGGAAAAGGCATCATCCTGTGGACGCTGCGCTATGGCGACGAGGTGCGCGATGCCAAGACGTATTTTGACGGCACCGGCGACGAAAAGCCTGACGCGCGTGCGCTTAAGCTGGTCAAACAGTTGATTGAACGCCGCACCGCCGAATGGACCCCGAAGATGGCGGAAGACCCGGTGCAAGACCGCTTGCTGGAGCTGATCGAGTCAAAGCAGAGCGGTCGCAAGCGTCCGCGCAAGGTTCAGGCGAAGGAACCGCAGCAAAGCGGCAAGGTCATCAGCATCATCGACGCCCTGAAGCGAAGCATCGATGCGGAAAAGGGCACATCCCGCAAACGCTAA